In Silene latifolia isolate original U9 population chromosome 6, ASM4854445v1, whole genome shotgun sequence, the genomic window CAATCATTTCTCACTTTCCAACATTTCCAATCATTTCCCACATTCTCTACCCACCAAAACATCTCTTAATATTTGTGTTGCATGTTGCATTTATGCGTGAAGTGAAAACAAacattcatttcatttttttcctctttatttGTGTTCTCAATATTTGTGCCCAACAAATACCTCATTGACATGTGGAAGGTCACAAGGCAACCCACCCAAGTCATGGAGTGACCTTTTTACATAAAAGGTCTTCTTAATTttttcattaattcatcattaaggAGACCCACCCCCCAAGTGACTTAGTTGATGACCTTACTTGGGGGTGGTCTAACACACACAAAAAATGAGAGTTGCATGAATGTTTTTACCTTAATACGTTTAGCTACTACCTCATGTATATACtataaggtatgatttcgggacccttcgtcgtagaaataagtaataataatgtgattattgtatagtatTATCGACCGTATAATGTTATACTATCATTATGTTactcacatgttatattaactGTCTTTATATGAAAATGTGACTGTCATATCAGTACTTCTGTTATAATATACTATTGGCCAATGGTATCATTCGGAATACGATTACGGGAGAGGGAAGACATTACAAAtttatcctgtgtacatggaagggGGCACGTCCCCATGTGAAATACGGTTCTGATTATTACTAGTGAAAGTGCCAGGGGGTTTACACAGGTCTTAGACCTGAGATCatgtgtacatggaggagggcttagccTAGGAGAGTTTATACTCTGTACGTAATGTGTCTCACTTCAGTAATGGTAGACCGGTATAAGAGTGGAATTAGTGTTGCATGATTAAATAAGAACCTGATAGCTTACTTTGACTGTATATAATTATCCGAATGTGTTCATATGACCTATTTTTTTTATACTTGTGAGATGTGATTTGAGTAAATTACTAAAAGCAGGTAAGTAGGGCCGGTGGAGGTGATCGAGTCATACTCGGCTGTGGTTGGTGATTAGattactttcattctttttcaggtacaatgTCGGGGAAGGTCAAGAGTGAGGATTTTCAGATGACCTAATATGATGAATATGTAATAGAGTTATTAGTTTTTAGCTTTAACAAGTGTATTTATCTTTATTCTTGTAATAGCCTTGTATTTCCCAGATgggaaatacggcggtgacgccctatAATTCCGTTGTTGTctattattaataaaaagagTCATTTTGAGCTCCCTATCCGCTTTTCGGGGGCGTTacaataagctacctgaagtgtcgtgtcAAACGGAGCCTCAATccaaatcacaaataaaatgcatttttatgaaaataaattgCATATAGGAAATACATTTTTTTATGGAAGTTCATTGAGTAGAACAAATAAAATCATTGTAATTCAATTCCAAACCTATGTTTTCTATTTCAATTGCTACGTCTATAATTTACCCCTCCGTCCCTGTTATTTGATTACGTTTATATTTTTTCTTagagatattttaatcaaagatagATAAATAATTGAAAATGCGGATGTAATTCATAAACAACGCTTTCTTTAGTAACAATACCAAGCACGATACACAATCACAACAGATAATTGATTCATTACTATTGAGTTAGGATTCTCTCCATTACCTGAAAAGTAATGGATGATCCATTACCTTTAATAGATTTGTTTAAATAGATTATTTCTCTTATATATTACCATCCATTTTTTAATATTATGACCGTTAGATAGTTTCATGATAATATCTAACCGTAGAGAAACAATAAAGAGGAAAGTAAtgacacaaattcttgtttgtgacgggacatatccgtcactcttgagtgacggataccattttacctcacaaagtatccactttttctctctctgcaacactattcatgtggtcccctttctccactaacccattttgttaccattttaactcacaaaatatccgccacaaatggtaatccgtcacaagggagaccaattgaagtAATGAAGAGGATTGAAAAAGGTGTAAAACTGATGACACACTCACGAATTATAATTGGTGGCTCTCACAATTCACGCATCAAGTTAAGGAAAAAATCATCGTGGTTAAAACTACACCAAACTTATAGACCCTCTTATTGTTAAAAACTACGAGTATATCAAGAGTCGGCCCGCTAATAAAATATTCATAATCGTTAAAAAATGATTGATTTTATTCTATTGATAGTTATCCGTCGCCAAAATTACTACTCCGTTCATCCCGGTTATTttttgtcctattttatttttgggtgtcttaattaattatttttatctacttgtcatttaataattggtcAACTTCTTCTTTGGTTTTTATGCCAAAACCAAAAGAAAACAATTAATTGGGACAAAAGAAATATCTAATTGATAAAATTGTTAAGACACTAGTGAGACTTATTGTTGTTCAAACATAAATTCTCATTTATGACGGTCATTTTTCGTCGCAGGCTTATGACCGCATACACTACAACTCTACAAGTGGAAGGTCAGGCGGGAGAATAAGTGGAAATCAAAAACCATCTCTATATAAATCACCCCAAAAAAATATTACAAATgtacatatatagttatataccACTATACCAAGTACAAATATTTTTAAGCACATATATACCATTATAccttttaaaataataaaaacattcaATTTAAATATACGAGTAAATTCTAAGTCTCAAACCATAACCTCAAAACATCAATGTCGTCAAAAACAGAACACATAATTCTCATCCCATTCATGGCTCAAGGCCATCTCCGCCCTTTCCTCCACCTTGCCTTATCGCTTTCGTCTCGCACACACTACACAATTACTCTCCTCACCACCCCTCTAAACGCGGAGATACTCCGCGAAAGTCTTAACAACACCATCCCCACAACCACCGCGaaaattaatcacattataatTTCCGAACTCCCCTATAATGGCCAAGACTATAATCTCCCACCAAACATCGAAAACACCGACAAACTCCCTTTAACGCTTGTTATCAACATGTTTCACTCTGCTTCCTCCTTGGAACCTCATTTAGACGCGTTTCTAACGCGTCATGTAGCGCACCACCACCGCCCTCCCGTGGCAATTATCTTTGATAATTTCCTCGGGTGGGCGGATCGTGTGGCGCGTAAATTTAATTCCGTTGGAATTGCGTTCTCCACGTGTGGCGCGTATGGTACTGCTGCTTATAGCTCCGTATGGGGTAACTTGCCTCATCGGAGCACTGATGAGGACGAGTTTCGTGTTCCGGGTTTTCCTGCGGACCGCAGGTTTCGACGCGATCAACTCCATCCGTTTATCCGAATTGCTGATGGTACTGATGCGTGGTCCACGTTTTTCCAACCTCAGATAAGCATGTCCATGCAATCTTCAGGTAAAATATCTTTTGTAAAATCGTTTTATATGTAGAATTGTGAATTAAAGACACCTGAATATTCTGTTATAAGTTCTAattatctatttatttattttattctttgtaagaaatattttaattaaaattaaacaaatgattaggactGGGGAGTAAAACTTTTTATGACAATATATATTTGGGTCGATAAACATTTAATTTTACAAAATGAATAAAACCGTTAATAGAATTGAGAAGGGGAGAATTCATAAGGCGAATTGTTGTATTATTATTGTTCGTTCATGCCTCTAGCTATTACAACTGCAATGTATATATAGTACTACCGAAGATCATATAATATCACCAACCAAATATATCTAATTCTAGAAAATCACAATATTATTCTCTACGATATATCATGATTCATGATACCATATTTCCTAATTATGAATATGTCGATATCACGAAATATCCCGATATTTCATAACAACCGTCCTAATATTCCTTGTCAATAGTTGTTTTTACAAAATCGAGTTAAGAAATACCCTCTcgtcccagtcatttgttgtcctttggttttggtacAAAGACCAATGAAAGAGGAGatgaccaattactaaatgataagtggactaaattgagtgtgaatgataaAATTGATCTTcgaattcattcttaaaatagatcGGATAATAATTTActgagacacctcaaaatgtaataggacaacaaataaccgggtAGTTTTATTGTGAGATCGTCTTACACGTTTTTGTGCTGTTTAGGCTGGTTGGTTAATTCCGTGGAAGAGGTTGAGCCACTTGGCTTCGAAATCCTGCGAAATTACCTAAAACTCCCTGTATGGGCAATAGGACCATTGGTTTCATCCCCACAGTCATCACCAAACGACAAATGTATCAAATGGCTGAACACAAAAGAAAAAGATACTGTCCTGTACATATCATTCGGGTCACAGAACACAATAAACCCGGCCCAAATGATGGAATTGGCAGCGGGTTTGGAAATGAGCGGGAAGTCATTCTTATGGGTGATCCGACCGCCATTCGGGTTCGACATCAACGGGGATTTCCAACCCGAATGGCTACCAGTTGGGTTCGAGGACAGGGTAATGAAATCAGAACAGGGGATGCTGGTGCACAAGTGGGCTCCACAGTTGGAGATACTGAGCCACGTGGCGGTCGGAGGGTTTTTGAGTCATTGTGGTTGGAACTCGGTTTTGGAGGGGTTACGGGAGGGAGTGCCGATAATTGGGTGGCCGTTAGCGGCCGAGCAATCGTATAATTCGAAAATGTTGGTAGAGGAGTTGGGAGTGTCGGCGGAGTTGGCGAGAGGGGTGGATGGAGAGGTGGGGAGAGTGAAGGTTAAGAAGGTGGTGGAGACGGTGTTGGATCGGGCCGAGGGAAGTGTCGGGTGGGCGATGAAAATGGCGGCGGTCGATGTTGGGAGGAAGTTGAGGGGCGCGTTGGAGGTGGGAGAGGTTGTTAAGGGCTCTTCCGTTAAGGGGATGGACGATTTTGTAGAATTTGTGGAATTAAAGAGGTCGGCCATCTGATAAGATTATTGATTATTGTCTTGGACTAGAGTAGTACCGTTTTATGCTTTTTAGTTTGTGTGTTTTATTTCCGTTTTGG contains:
- the LOC141586241 gene encoding UDP-glycosyltransferase 92A1-like — protein: MSSKTEHIILIPFMAQGHLRPFLHLALSLSSRTHYTITLLTTPLNAEILRESLNNTIPTTTAKINHIIISELPYNGQDYNLPPNIENTDKLPLTLVINMFHSASSLEPHLDAFLTRHVAHHHRPPVAIIFDNFLGWADRVARKFNSVGIAFSTCGAYGTAAYSSVWGNLPHRSTDEDEFRVPGFPADRRFRRDQLHPFIRIADGTDAWSTFFQPQISMSMQSSGWLVNSVEEVEPLGFEILRNYLKLPVWAIGPLVSSPQSSPNDKCIKWLNTKEKDTVLYISFGSQNTINPAQMMELAAGLEMSGKSFLWVIRPPFGFDINGDFQPEWLPVGFEDRVMKSEQGMLVHKWAPQLEILSHVAVGGFLSHCGWNSVLEGLREGVPIIGWPLAAEQSYNSKMLVEELGVSAELARGVDGEVGRVKVKKVVETVLDRAEGSVGWAMKMAAVDVGRKLRGALEVGEVVKGSSVKGMDDFVEFVELKRSAI